In one Dehalococcoidia bacterium genomic region, the following are encoded:
- a CDS encoding ABC transporter permease gives MNIYKLVLKDILRRKKRVLYAALGVIIGTMTVVSILTVAAAGQARIIAQLEKYGPNLTILPAVSNLNMTLGDLSLGALSIGDNYIDEGRLPEIRTITDGEIRKALKSVEAEGNIATIAPKLYVNAAVNGTNVLVVGVIPEEERLLRTWWKVEQGGYISGMNDILAGASASELLGIKAGDEVSVGNVTFKVTGILEMTGSNDDYQLFATLSTVQQATGKEGKVSSIDIRALCNACPVEIIADALNGAIPGLRAVAVKQVAETEMGMLDRINRLMYALAGITLAIGAFGVMNTMMTSVHGRIKDIGIMRAVGSSQRQIIAMFLEEAVIVGVLGGVFGYVCGSLLAYVIGPLIFEGTAVTWVLRLLPVSLAVAIAVAMLATSYPAYRATRIRVADSFRSL, from the coding sequence ATGAACATCTATAAACTTGTTCTAAAGGATATCCTGCGCCGCAAGAAACGCGTCTTATACGCCGCCCTGGGGGTTATCATCGGCACCATGACGGTGGTGAGCATTCTGACTGTGGCTGCCGCCGGGCAGGCCCGCATCATAGCCCAGCTTGAGAAGTACGGCCCCAACCTGACTATCCTTCCCGCCGTTAGCAATCTCAATATGACGCTCGGGGACTTAAGCCTCGGGGCTCTCAGTATAGGCGATAACTATATCGACGAGGGGAGACTTCCGGAGATACGCACCATTACCGACGGCGAGATACGGAAAGCCCTCAAATCAGTTGAAGCCGAGGGGAACATAGCTACCATCGCCCCTAAGCTTTACGTGAATGCCGCCGTGAACGGCACGAATGTGCTGGTTGTGGGAGTGATCCCTGAGGAAGAGAGGCTCTTGCGCACCTGGTGGAAGGTGGAGCAGGGGGGTTACATTTCAGGAATGAATGATATTTTGGCTGGCGCCTCCGCCAGTGAACTCCTGGGGATTAAAGCTGGTGATGAGGTGAGCGTCGGTAATGTCACCTTTAAGGTTACTGGCATCCTGGAGATGACCGGTTCCAATGATGATTACCAGCTCTTTGCCACCCTCTCTACCGTGCAGCAGGCTACTGGAAAGGAAGGGAAGGTTTCCTCCATTGATATCCGCGCCCTCTGCAACGCCTGCCCTGTAGAAATAATTGCCGATGCCCTCAACGGGGCTATCCCGGGGTTGAGAGCTGTTGCCGTCAAGCAGGTGGCGGAAACAGAGATGGGCATGCTCGATCGCATCAACCGCCTTATGTATGCCCTGGCCGGTATTACCCTGGCCATCGGCGCTTTCGGGGTGATGAATACCATGATGACCTCGGTGCATGGACGCATCAAAGACATAGGCATCATGCGCGCGGTGGGCTCCTCACAACGGCAGATTATCGCTATGTTTTTGGAAGAGGCCGTTATCGTGGGCGTACTCGGTGGTGTTTTCGGATACGTATGTGGGAGCCTCCTTGCCTACGTTATCGGCCCCTTGATCTTCGAGGGTACGGCAGTCACATGGGTACTCCGGCTGCTG